GTTGTCAAATGTTGTCGCATCTCGCGCCGATCATTCCAGGGGCAGACGCCTGGCCACGTTTTGTGCGCAATAAATCCGAACGCTTTGAGGCACGAGTAGCAATGGTGAAAATCAACCAAACCGATTCTTTATGGTTTGACGGAATGGCAGGTTCGCATATGCCGATTGCGGTGTCGCATGGTGAAGGTCGCGTAGAGTTTAAAGATGCACAACAATTGGATTTATTACGTGCGCAAAATCTAATTGCTGCACAATATATTGATAACCAATTGCAACCAACAGAATGTTATCCGGCGAACCCGAACGGTTCGATCGACGGAATTACCGCGTTAACCAACCAAAACGGACGTGTTACAATTATGATGCCACATCCGGAACGGGTTTTCCGCGCGGTGAGCAATTCTTGGTATCCAGAAGATTGGAGCGAAGACGGCGCTTGGATGCGTTTATTCCGCAACGCACGCGTGGCGTTAAAATAATCAAGCGTCAACTTAGATCTTAAAAAAACATAAAAGTGCGATCAAAACGACCGCACTTTTTATTTTTAGCCTCATCAAGCACATAGATTTCATTTAGGCAAAAACGGATTTTTCAGGTAGAATAGCGGGATGTGAAAATTTTGAATAAGAAGTGGAGATAAAAATGAGTTTAATCCCTATGGTTGTTGAGCAAACCTCACGTGGCGAGCGTTCTTATGATATTTATTCCCGTTTATTGAAAGAACGTGTGATTTTTTTAAGCGGCGAGGTTGAAGATCATATGGCGAATTTAATCGTGGCGCAGTTGCTGTTTTTAGAATCGGAAAATCCGGAAAAAGACATCAATATTTATATTAACTCTCCTGGTGGTTCGGTGACTGCAGGTATGGCGATTTATGATACGATACAATTTATTAAGCCGGACGTGCGCACCTTATGTATCGGTCAAGCTTGTTCCATGGGGGCTTTTTTGTTAGCCGCAGGTGCCGCCGGTAAAC
This sequence is a window from [Pasteurella] mairii. Protein-coding genes within it:
- the clpP gene encoding ATP-dependent Clp protease proteolytic subunit; the encoded protein is MSLIPMVVEQTSRGERSYDIYSRLLKERVIFLSGEVEDHMANLIVAQLLFLESENPEKDINIYINSPGGSVTAGMAIYDTIQFIKPDVRTLCIGQACSMGAFLLAAGAAGKRAALPNARVMIHQPLGGFRGQASDIQIHAQEILKIKHTLNERLAFHTGQPIEKIERDTDRDNFMSAQEAKLYGLVDDVLVQR